CGGGGTGGGGAAGACCACGCTGGTGAGCGCCGTTTCCGAGGTGCCGCCGCTGAACACCGACGCCTGGATGACCGAGGCGGGCCAGGGCGTGGACGATCCCCCGGACGGGGGAAAGAAGTCGACCACCACGGTGGCGATGGACTTCGGCCGGATCACCCTGCACTCCGACCTGCTGCTGTACCTGTTCGGCACGCCGGGGCAGCCCCGGTTCTGGTTCCTGTGGGACGACCTGTGCCGCGGCGCGCTCGGGGCGGTGGTCCTGGTGGACACCCGCCGCCTGGACGAGTCCTTCGCCGCGATCAACTACTTCGAGAACGACTCCGACCTGCCGTTCATCGTCGCGATCAACCTGTTCGACGGGGAGTTGACGCACTCGGTGGACGAGGTGCGCGACGCACTCGCGCTCAGCGACGACGTCCCGCTGGTCACCTGTGACGCGCGTGATCGCGGTTCCGTGCAGCGTGTGCTGCAGGACGTGGTCCGGCACACGATGTCGATGGCGAGGCTGTCGGTGCCCGGCGGGGTGCCGCGCGCCGAGTTCAGCCCCGCCTGATTCCTCTCGAAGAACCGCCTTTCCTGGAGGGACGTCCCCACATGCCCAAGATCCTGATCGTCGGCGCCGGTCAGTCCGGCCTCCAGCTCGGGCTGAGCCTGCTCGAGCACGACGGCTACGAGGTCACCGTGATGTCGGCGCGGACGCCGGACGAGATCCGCGCCGGCCGGGTGATGTCCACCCAGTGCATGTTCCACCTGGCCCTGCAGCACGAACGGGACCACGGGCTGAACTTCTGGGAAGCCGAGACGGTCAAGGTCGAGGGACTCGGCGTGTCGATCGCCGCGCCGGACAGCAGCCGCGCGCTGGACTGGGTCGGCAAGCTGGACAACTACGCGCAGTCGGTGGACCAGCGGGTGAAGATGGCGGGCTGGCTGGAGAAGTTCGAGGAGCGCGGCGGGAAGCTGATCATCCACGGGGTGACCACCTCGGACCTGAACTCGCTGGCGGGCATGTACGACCTGGTGGTGGTCGCGGCCGGCAAGGGCGAGCTGGTGCAGCTGTTCGACCGGATCCCGGAGCTGTCGCCGTACACCCAGCCGCAGCGCGCGCTTTCGCTGGCCTACGTGCACGGCCTCAAGCCGCGCCCGGAGCACCCGGACTTCTCGGCCGTCCGGTTCAACATCATTCCCGGGATCGGGGAGCTGTTCATCATTCCCGCGTACACGCTCAGCGGGAACTGCGAAATCCTGTTCTTCGAAGGCATTCCGGGTGGGCC
The genomic region above belongs to Amycolatopsis sp. YIM 10 and contains:
- a CDS encoding ATP/GTP-binding protein; its protein translation is MMSKSSLAHPDAGDPLAAISAKIVVAGGFGVGKTTLVSAVSEVPPLNTDAWMTEAGQGVDDPPDGGKKSTTTVAMDFGRITLHSDLLLYLFGTPGQPRFWFLWDDLCRGALGAVVLVDTRRLDESFAAINYFENDSDLPFIVAINLFDGELTHSVDEVRDALALSDDVPLVTCDARDRGSVQRVLQDVVRHTMSMARLSVPGGVPRAEFSPA
- a CDS encoding styrene monooxygenase/indole monooxygenase family protein; translated protein: MPKILIVGAGQSGLQLGLSLLEHDGYEVTVMSARTPDEIRAGRVMSTQCMFHLALQHERDHGLNFWEAETVKVEGLGVSIAAPDSSRALDWVGKLDNYAQSVDQRVKMAGWLEKFEERGGKLIIHGVTTSDLNSLAGMYDLVVVAAGKGELVQLFDRIPELSPYTQPQRALSLAYVHGLKPRPEHPDFSAVRFNIIPGIGELFIIPAYTLSGNCEILFFEGIPGGPLDVFTDNPHPQEHLDRILALMKQYLPWEYDRATEVELTDARATLAGGYTPVVRNAVGELPSGHAVLGMADVVVANDPITGQGSNNASKCAASYLDSILENGDKPFDRQWMKSAFDTYWEYAQHVTIWTNAMLQPPPPHVLEIIGTAGVKPEVARRFANGFQDPSDFQHWFLDPEKAAAYLAGV